One part of the Rhodococcus oxybenzonivorans genome encodes these proteins:
- a CDS encoding FHA domain-containing protein: MDDAADTGPRVVVETEHARMSYDAGKTVRIGRDPQMEVTVIDPAVSREHARLSWDDGWQLVDAGSKNGFFVDGKRRERLRVTDPVTVRLGNASDGPVVRIFVEDPEATQQAVGPRWNESTVEVGAKRDDAVPTRPQDQLVPAGSVTVGRAPDSDLVVRDVLASRRHAVLHTRKSGLEIEDLGSVNGTFVGGARVTRARLNDGDVVTIGNTDFSVEGDRLVPRRTTAPAVSGLHVQGVGLTIEGGRRLLEEVDLIAGRGTLTAVIGPSGAGKTTMATILSGSLTPTEGVVDFEGRSVHANYQVLRSRIGLVPQDDVVHRQLTIRQALGYAAELRLPPDTTRADREDVIASVLAELQLTEHADTRVDHLSGGQRKRASVALELLTGPSLLILDEPTSGLDPALDRQIMGTLRRLADSGRVVVIVTHSLSYLEMCDQVLLLAPGGKTAYVGPPDEVGSMLGSSDWADVFARVAAEPDKVFAEYRARRTSVDVGPPPPPGPLGSPAHTSRWRQWSTVSRRQIRLIRADRGYLIFLSFLPFVLGGLSVLVPGDTGFGPAPPESSELNQILVVLILGATFMGCSLTIRDLVGERLIYHRERAAGLLPSAYLTAKIVVFCAAGVVQSVVMVTVVFVGKGLPGPGTVIPSGALELIVDIAVTTCACVVLGMALSSVARSNEQVMPMLVIAIMVQLVMCGGMITITGRAVLDQLSWLFPSRWGFAAAASTADLRTNSPGTEDDPLWQHVPSWWLFSIGMLVLIGVVLAIVSYSRLRLRRPRRRAPEVPATG; encoded by the coding sequence ATGGACGACGCGGCGGATACCGGCCCGCGGGTGGTGGTCGAGACCGAGCACGCCCGCATGAGCTACGACGCGGGGAAAACCGTTCGCATCGGCCGTGACCCGCAGATGGAAGTTACGGTGATCGATCCGGCGGTGTCGCGGGAGCATGCGCGCCTGAGCTGGGACGACGGCTGGCAACTCGTCGACGCAGGCAGCAAGAACGGGTTCTTCGTCGACGGTAAGCGCAGGGAGCGGCTCCGCGTCACCGATCCCGTCACCGTCCGCCTCGGCAACGCGTCCGACGGACCCGTGGTGCGCATCTTCGTCGAGGATCCGGAGGCGACGCAGCAGGCGGTCGGCCCGCGATGGAACGAGTCGACGGTCGAAGTCGGGGCCAAGCGTGACGACGCGGTCCCGACCCGTCCTCAGGATCAATTAGTTCCCGCCGGATCCGTCACGGTGGGTCGAGCGCCGGACAGTGACCTGGTCGTCCGCGACGTACTCGCCTCACGCAGGCACGCTGTCCTCCATACACGGAAATCCGGACTGGAGATCGAGGACCTCGGGAGCGTCAACGGAACATTCGTCGGTGGTGCCCGGGTAACTCGCGCCCGGCTGAACGACGGTGACGTCGTCACGATCGGCAACACCGATTTCAGCGTGGAGGGCGATCGGCTCGTTCCGCGGCGAACGACGGCACCGGCCGTGAGCGGACTGCACGTGCAGGGCGTGGGACTGACCATCGAAGGCGGGCGTCGACTGCTCGAAGAAGTCGATCTCATTGCAGGGCGGGGCACCCTCACCGCGGTGATCGGCCCGTCGGGTGCGGGCAAGACCACGATGGCCACCATTCTCTCCGGCTCACTGACCCCGACCGAAGGTGTGGTCGACTTCGAGGGCCGAAGCGTCCACGCCAACTATCAAGTCCTGCGGTCCCGCATCGGGTTGGTCCCGCAGGACGATGTCGTGCACCGGCAATTGACGATTCGGCAGGCACTGGGTTACGCCGCCGAGCTGCGGCTGCCACCGGACACGACGCGGGCGGACCGCGAGGACGTGATCGCGTCGGTACTGGCCGAGCTGCAACTCACCGAGCACGCGGACACGCGGGTCGATCACCTGTCGGGCGGCCAGCGTAAACGGGCATCTGTGGCGCTGGAGTTGCTCACCGGGCCGTCCCTCCTCATCCTCGACGAACCGACCTCGGGCCTCGACCCCGCGCTCGACCGACAGATCATGGGCACGTTGCGCCGCCTCGCCGACTCGGGCCGCGTCGTCGTCATCGTCACGCATTCGCTCTCGTACCTCGAGATGTGCGATCAGGTTCTCCTCCTCGCACCGGGCGGGAAGACCGCCTACGTGGGTCCGCCGGACGAGGTCGGGTCGATGCTGGGCAGCTCCGACTGGGCCGATGTCTTCGCCCGGGTCGCGGCCGAGCCCGACAAGGTGTTCGCCGAGTACCGTGCCCGCCGCACCTCGGTCGACGTGGGTCCACCGCCGCCGCCCGGACCGTTGGGGAGCCCCGCGCACACCTCGAGGTGGAGGCAGTGGAGCACCGTGTCGCGAAGGCAGATTCGGCTGATTCGCGCCGACAGGGGATATCTGATCTTCCTGTCCTTCCTGCCCTTCGTCCTCGGCGGGTTGTCCGTGCTCGTGCCCGGCGACACCGGATTCGGTCCGGCGCCACCCGAGTCGAGCGAGTTGAACCAAATCCTGGTCGTTCTGATTCTCGGCGCGACTTTCATGGGTTGTTCGCTGACCATCCGCGACCTCGTCGGTGAGCGCTTGATCTACCACCGGGAACGCGCCGCCGGACTGCTCCCATCCGCATACCTGACGGCGAAGATCGTGGTGTTCTGCGCCGCGGGGGTCGTGCAGTCGGTGGTGATGGTGACGGTGGTCTTCGTCGGCAAAGGGCTGCCGGGTCCGGGGACGGTCATCCCCTCGGGCGCCCTCGAACTGATCGTGGACATCGCCGTCACCACCTGCGCCTGCGTGGTGCTCGGTATGGCGTTGTCGTCGGTGGCGCGCTCGAACGAGCAGGTGATGCCCATGCTCGTCATCGCGATCATGGTCCAGCTGGTGATGTGCGGCGGCATGATCACCATCACCGGCCGCGCCGTGCTCGACCAGTTGTCGTGGCTGTTCCCGTCCCGCTGGGGCTTCGCCGCCGCCGCCTCGACGGCGGATCTACGCACGAACTCCCCTGGCACGGAGGACGACCCGCTCTGGCAACACGTTCCGTCGTGGTGGCTGTTCAGCATCGGCATGCTGGTGCTCATCGGTGTCGTCCTCGCAATCGTCAGCTACAGCAGGCTTCGCCTCCGCCGCCCACGTCGCCGAGCACCGGAGGTCCCGGCAACCGGGTAG
- the hadA gene encoding (3R)-hydroxyacyl-ACP dehydratase subunit HadA, whose product MSDQVAALVGHTYRMPGYYEVGREKIREFADAVHDDHPAHHLEEDAAELGYRTLIAPITFTSILGSIVQQHLFTEFVTVYDLSQVLHTDQRIVVHRPVRVGDQLYCESTLESFRESHGQDVLVFRNEITDGDGGAVQTSWTTMTARSGGVIDEALAGVVADVTRRRAPRRY is encoded by the coding sequence GTGAGCGACCAGGTTGCGGCACTGGTCGGGCACACCTATCGAATGCCGGGTTACTACGAGGTCGGCCGCGAGAAAATCCGCGAGTTCGCCGATGCCGTGCACGACGATCACCCGGCACACCACCTCGAGGAGGATGCCGCGGAACTCGGCTATCGAACGTTGATCGCACCGATCACGTTCACGTCGATCCTGGGTTCCATTGTCCAACAGCATCTTTTTACCGAATTCGTGACGGTCTACGATTTGAGTCAGGTTCTGCACACCGACCAGCGCATCGTGGTACACAGACCTGTTCGGGTGGGAGACCAGCTCTACTGCGAGTCGACTCTCGAGTCGTTCCGGGAGTCGCACGGACAAGATGTCCTGGTGTTTCGAAACGAGATCACCGATGGTGACGGCGGCGCCGTGCAGACATCCTGGACGACGATGACCGCCCGTAGCGGCGGTGTGATCGACGAGGCACTCGCCGGCGTCGTCGCCGATGTCACTCGCCGCCGTGCGCCGCGAAGGTACTGA
- a CDS encoding cyclopropane mycolic acid synthase family methyltransferase has translation MDKLTPFYADVQSHYDLSDEFFALFLDPTRTYSCAYFERDEMSLEEAQIAKVDLALGKCDLRPGMTLLDVGCGWGSTMLRAIDRYQVNVIGLTLSRNQFEHVNEEFSRLPLGDLTAEVRLEGWEDFDEPVDRIVSIGAFEHFRRERYDTFFQRCRKMLPEDGRMLLHTITQINRHRIRELGLPINREVLLFGQFIQHEIFPGGQLPEPEWVVAGAEKAGFRVERIQPLQQHYARTLDSWATALAEHREEAIVAASEQTYDTYMKYLSGCANYFRDGYIDVMQFSLAL, from the coding sequence GTGGACAAGTTGACCCCGTTCTACGCCGATGTGCAATCCCACTACGACCTCTCCGATGAGTTCTTCGCCCTGTTCCTCGATCCCACTCGTACCTACAGCTGTGCGTATTTCGAACGTGACGAGATGAGTCTCGAAGAGGCGCAGATCGCCAAAGTCGACCTTGCGTTGGGTAAGTGCGATCTGCGACCGGGTATGACGCTGCTGGACGTGGGGTGCGGCTGGGGGTCCACCATGCTGCGGGCGATCGACCGGTACCAGGTGAACGTCATCGGGTTGACGTTGAGCCGTAACCAGTTCGAGCACGTGAACGAGGAATTCTCGCGGCTGCCCCTCGGAGATCTCACGGCGGAGGTGCGCCTCGAGGGCTGGGAAGATTTCGACGAGCCGGTAGACCGGATCGTCAGTATCGGTGCTTTCGAACACTTCCGGCGTGAACGCTACGACACCTTCTTCCAGCGATGCCGGAAGATGCTGCCCGAAGATGGTCGAATGTTGCTGCACACCATCACTCAGATCAACCGCCACCGCATCCGAGAGCTGGGCTTGCCCATCAATCGTGAGGTTCTACTCTTCGGACAGTTCATTCAGCACGAGATCTTCCCGGGGGGTCAACTGCCGGAACCGGAGTGGGTGGTGGCAGGTGCGGAGAAGGCCGGATTTCGGGTGGAGCGGATACAGCCGCTGCAGCAGCATTACGCGCGGACGCTCGATTCGTGGGCCACCGCCCTGGCCGAGCACCGCGAGGAGGCGATCGTCGCCGCCTCGGAGCAGACCTATGACACCTACATGAAGTACCTGAGCGGCTGCGCGAATTACTTCCGCGACGGCTACATCGACGTCATGCAGTTCAGCCTCGCCTTATGA
- a CDS encoding helix-turn-helix transcriptional regulator: protein MRADRLVATLLLMQSRGRATAAELAEELEVSVATARRDLEALSVAGIPVYPQPGRGGGWSLVGGARTDLSGLSATEAQALFLLVGPAAAVSDEAKAAMRKLVRALPQTFRADAEAAASATMIDPTRWGERDRRRPEMVDLLQDAVIRRRKVRLTYSNSARQQSERLVDPWGLVDKDDTWYLLAGTDKGQRTFRVDRIMASEPTDHPAERPDGFALATAWERIVGQMEEKRSRTWATVLIEARFVPILRDHFGRHCHTDAELDDGRVRVRLAAPTPLDIARNLAGWGAMVEVLDPSSVQSELARIGGELVGRYGPG from the coding sequence ATGCGCGCAGACCGCCTCGTCGCCACCCTTCTACTCATGCAGTCGCGTGGCCGCGCGACCGCCGCCGAGCTCGCCGAGGAACTCGAAGTGTCCGTCGCCACTGCCCGCCGCGACCTCGAGGCCTTGTCGGTGGCGGGCATCCCGGTCTATCCCCAACCCGGCCGCGGAGGTGGTTGGTCACTCGTCGGTGGCGCGCGCACCGATCTGAGCGGCCTCTCGGCAACGGAAGCGCAGGCCCTGTTTCTGCTGGTCGGTCCGGCCGCGGCCGTCTCGGACGAGGCGAAAGCGGCGATGCGCAAACTCGTGCGAGCCCTTCCTCAGACCTTCCGGGCCGACGCTGAGGCCGCTGCCAGCGCCACGATGATCGACCCCACCCGGTGGGGGGAGCGGGACCGCCGCCGACCCGAGATGGTCGACCTTCTGCAGGATGCCGTGATCCGCCGACGCAAGGTACGACTGACGTACAGCAACAGCGCCCGACAGCAATCCGAGCGGCTCGTCGACCCGTGGGGGCTGGTCGACAAAGATGACACGTGGTACCTGCTCGCCGGAACCGACAAGGGGCAGCGCACCTTCCGCGTCGACCGCATCATGGCCAGCGAGCCCACCGACCACCCGGCCGAGCGGCCGGACGGCTTTGCGCTCGCCACCGCGTGGGAGCGAATCGTCGGGCAAATGGAGGAGAAGCGGTCACGCACGTGGGCCACCGTCCTCATCGAAGCGCGGTTCGTGCCCATACTCCGTGACCACTTCGGCCGCCACTGCCACACCGACGCCGAGCTCGACGACGGCCGCGTCCGCGTTCGCCTCGCCGCACCCACCCCGTTGGACATCGCCCGCAACCTCGCCGGGTGGGGTGCCATGGTCGAAGTTCTGGACCCATCGTCGGTGCAATCCGAACTCGCACGGATCGGCGGTGAACTCGTCGGCCGCTATGGTCCGGGTTGA
- a CDS encoding YdeI/OmpD-associated family protein, giving the protein MSTVSASTSAEWRDWLAQNCRSEKEVWLVLHHKDSGTASVRYAEAIEQALCFGWIDGVHRKHDAHSSRLRFTPRTERSSWSRVNRERAARMIELGLMTEQGQAMIDLAMAKGTWQVLPDDESVPDDLRTLLDRNEDARNNFEAFPPSSRRLILEWIAKAKRPDTRQRRIERTVALAEVNVRANHPRTR; this is encoded by the coding sequence GTGAGCACCGTGTCCGCGAGTACGTCCGCCGAATGGCGGGACTGGCTCGCACAGAACTGTCGGTCCGAGAAGGAAGTGTGGCTCGTCCTCCACCACAAGGACAGTGGCACCGCGAGCGTGCGCTACGCGGAGGCGATCGAGCAGGCGCTGTGCTTCGGCTGGATCGACGGTGTGCACCGCAAGCACGATGCGCACAGTTCGCGGCTGCGATTCACTCCGCGCACCGAGCGGAGTTCCTGGAGCCGGGTGAATCGTGAGCGTGCGGCGAGAATGATCGAGCTCGGTCTGATGACAGAGCAGGGTCAGGCGATGATCGATCTGGCCATGGCCAAGGGAACGTGGCAGGTGCTGCCGGACGACGAGAGTGTCCCGGACGACCTGCGCACGTTGCTCGATCGAAATGAAGACGCACGCAACAACTTCGAAGCCTTTCCGCCGTCGTCGCGGCGGCTGATCCTGGAGTGGATCGCGAAGGCGAAGAGGCCGGACACCAGGCAGCGTCGGATCGAGCGAACGGTCGCGCTCGCCGAGGTGAACGTCCGCGCCAACCATCCGAGAACACGGTGA
- a CDS encoding cytochrome P450, whose product MFAPASTLPVSDVDPFALGVLEDPLPYQAHLRDAGPVVYLSRYDVFAMGRYEQVHTALTDWQSFQSAAGVGLTNFRYEQPWRPPSLLLEADPPHHDAPRAVLSKILGPRALQKLRAAWFADAEVLVDRLLESTEFDAVTDLAAAFPLRVFPDAVGLPEEGRDNLLPYGDHAFNAFGPVNSLVERGAPRVAELSDWVADRCRREVLADDGFGAQIWAAADRGDITYEQAPLVVRSLLTAGVDTTVNGLAAVLYAFARHPDQWALLRQNAALARTAFDEAVRWESPVQTFFRTATGDIDIAGTVVPDGKKILMFLGAANRDPRRWDNPDAFDLTRNPSGHVGFGMGIHQCVGQHVARLESEALLTALASRVESIDIVGPVRRHLNNTLRSWKSLPVRVTTVQR is encoded by the coding sequence ATGTTCGCCCCTGCCTCCACCCTGCCCGTCAGCGACGTCGACCCGTTCGCACTGGGTGTCCTGGAAGATCCGTTGCCGTATCAGGCGCATCTGCGTGATGCCGGCCCCGTCGTCTACCTGAGCCGGTACGACGTGTTCGCGATGGGGCGCTACGAACAGGTCCACACTGCTCTGACCGACTGGCAGTCGTTCCAGTCTGCCGCCGGTGTCGGGTTGACCAACTTCCGGTACGAGCAGCCGTGGCGGCCACCGAGTCTTCTGCTCGAAGCGGATCCCCCGCACCACGACGCACCACGGGCCGTGCTGAGCAAGATTCTCGGACCGCGCGCACTGCAGAAACTGCGCGCAGCGTGGTTCGCCGACGCGGAAGTGCTGGTCGACCGGCTACTCGAGTCCACAGAGTTCGATGCGGTCACCGATCTGGCCGCTGCGTTCCCGCTCCGAGTCTTTCCCGACGCGGTGGGACTTCCCGAGGAGGGCCGCGACAACTTGCTGCCCTACGGGGACCACGCGTTCAATGCGTTCGGTCCCGTCAACAGTTTGGTGGAGCGGGGTGCACCCCGAGTGGCCGAACTGTCGGACTGGGTCGCTGACCGATGCCGCCGCGAGGTACTCGCCGACGACGGGTTCGGAGCGCAGATCTGGGCGGCTGCCGATCGCGGTGACATCACGTACGAGCAGGCACCGCTCGTGGTTCGCTCCCTCTTGACGGCGGGCGTCGACACCACGGTCAACGGGCTCGCCGCCGTCCTCTACGCGTTCGCGCGTCACCCCGACCAGTGGGCGCTGCTGCGGCAGAACGCCGCTCTGGCGCGCACCGCTTTCGACGAGGCGGTGCGGTGGGAGTCGCCGGTCCAGACGTTCTTCCGCACCGCCACCGGCGACATCGACATTGCGGGCACCGTCGTCCCGGACGGCAAGAAAATCCTGATGTTCCTGGGTGCCGCCAACCGGGACCCTCGCCGATGGGACAACCCGGACGCCTTCGATCTCACCCGAAACCCCTCCGGGCACGTCGGATTCGGAATGGGCATTCATCAATGTGTCGGTCAGCACGTGGCAAGGCTCGAATCCGAGGCGCTGTTGACAGCGCTGGCGTCCCGGGTGGAGTCGATCGACATCGTGGGCCCGGTTCGGCGCCACCTCAACAACACGTTGCGTTCCTGGAAGTCCTTGCCGGTACGCGTCACGACCGTGCAGCGCTGA
- a CDS encoding VOC family protein produces MLRGLTTVNFFADDLSAARDWYTELLGIEPYFAREVQGAPAYIEFRIGDYQHELGIIDRRFAAESRTGEAGAGMTYWAVDDVEAAFERLLSLGAVVHAKPVEHGPGFVTASVVDPFGNVLGVMYNQHYLEVLGSRTGA; encoded by the coding sequence ATGTTGCGAGGACTCACCACCGTCAACTTCTTCGCGGACGACCTTTCGGCTGCACGGGACTGGTACACCGAACTGCTGGGCATCGAGCCGTACTTCGCGCGCGAGGTGCAGGGAGCGCCCGCGTATATCGAATTCCGGATCGGCGACTACCAGCACGAGTTGGGCATCATCGATCGTCGATTCGCGGCGGAGAGCCGGACCGGTGAGGCAGGGGCGGGAATGACCTACTGGGCGGTGGACGACGTCGAGGCCGCCTTCGAACGGTTGCTGTCCCTGGGCGCCGTCGTGCATGCCAAGCCGGTCGAGCACGGACCCGGATTCGTCACCGCTTCCGTCGTCGACCCGTTCGGCAACGTCCTCGGCGTGATGTACAACCAGCACTACCTCGAGGTCCTCGGATCCCGGACGGGAGCCTGA
- a CDS encoding PDR/VanB family oxidoreductase, translating into MPENVIAPSAAVDATLQVVAKADVAQDVVALTLRHPAGRRLPDWAPGAHIDVMLPSGATRQYSLCGDRWDAYTYRVGVLREQDGRGGSAFIHDRLAVGDLVGTGGPRNNFRLVPAPRYLFVAGGIGITPLIPMIHQADLLGIDWQLLYGGRTRGSMAFLEELESYGERVVVAPHDEVGRLDLPSWIGALSGTDAKVYVCGPSSLLAAAELLCAGWPAGKLRTERFVPEQHGAPVRDEPFEVELARSGSVVTVTPGASVLDAVQATGVNVLSSCREGTCGTCETTVLAGEPDHRDSILDDEERSAADCMFICVSRSCSDRLVLDL; encoded by the coding sequence ATGCCGGAAAATGTGATCGCCCCCAGTGCCGCGGTGGACGCGACCCTGCAAGTCGTCGCGAAAGCGGACGTAGCGCAAGACGTTGTCGCGCTGACGCTGCGGCACCCGGCGGGCCGACGGTTGCCGGACTGGGCACCGGGCGCCCATATCGATGTCATGCTGCCCTCGGGTGCGACCCGCCAGTACTCGTTGTGCGGCGACCGATGGGACGCCTACACCTATCGGGTGGGGGTATTGCGCGAGCAGGACGGACGAGGAGGGTCTGCCTTCATCCACGATCGGCTCGCAGTGGGTGATCTCGTCGGTACCGGCGGTCCCCGCAACAACTTCCGGCTGGTTCCTGCGCCGAGGTACCTGTTCGTCGCCGGCGGCATCGGTATCACGCCGCTCATCCCGATGATCCACCAGGCGGACCTTCTGGGGATCGACTGGCAACTGCTCTACGGTGGACGTACCCGTGGATCGATGGCGTTCCTCGAGGAACTCGAGTCCTACGGTGAGCGCGTCGTCGTCGCACCCCACGACGAGGTTGGTCGTCTCGACCTTCCGTCCTGGATCGGCGCGCTGTCCGGCACCGATGCGAAAGTTTACGTCTGCGGGCCGTCGTCTCTCCTCGCAGCCGCCGAATTACTCTGCGCCGGTTGGCCTGCCGGGAAGTTGCGCACGGAACGGTTCGTGCCCGAGCAACATGGCGCACCGGTTCGGGACGAACCCTTCGAGGTGGAACTGGCCCGTTCCGGCTCGGTGGTCACGGTGACACCGGGTGCCAGTGTGCTCGATGCCGTGCAGGCAACCGGCGTCAACGTTCTGTCCTCCTGCCGTGAGGGCACCTGCGGAACCTGTGAGACCACCGTCCTCGCGGGCGAACCCGATCATCGCGATTCCATCCTCGACGACGAGGAGCGGTCCGCCGCCGACTGCATGTTCATCTGCGTGTCCCGGTCCTGCTCCGACCGTCTCGTGCTCGACCTCTGA
- a CDS encoding YihY/virulence factor BrkB family protein, producing the protein MSIARRLDALQRRHPALGFPIAVLYKFLDDQGVYLAALIAYYGFISLFPLLLLLSTVLGFVLAGNPGLQQDIIDSALRQFPAIGTDLATQDRIGGGWAGLVIGVVGALYGGLGVALACQNAMNTAWSVPRHQRPDPIRARGQGFLLLGTIGLAVLGTAAISGIGAAAHLDGPLSVLLIAATLILNSGIFILAFRLTTARPLSNADVVPGAVAAAVLWQILQTFGAFYVSSVVRTTSVTNGVFAIVLGLLAFLFLAGVTVVLCVEINVVRVDNLHPRALLAPFTEKVDLIEGDKRTFSDQAQAQRAVAHEDIQVTFDDRRADRS; encoded by the coding sequence ATGAGCATTGCGAGGCGGTTGGACGCCCTTCAGCGTCGTCACCCGGCGCTCGGATTTCCGATCGCCGTGCTGTACAAGTTCCTCGACGATCAGGGCGTGTATCTCGCCGCATTGATCGCGTACTACGGCTTCATCTCGCTTTTCCCGTTGTTGCTCCTGCTGTCCACGGTTCTCGGTTTCGTTCTCGCCGGCAATCCGGGCCTGCAGCAGGACATCATCGACTCGGCGCTGCGCCAGTTTCCGGCGATCGGGACCGATCTCGCGACCCAGGATCGGATCGGTGGTGGGTGGGCCGGTTTGGTGATCGGCGTGGTGGGTGCACTGTACGGAGGTCTCGGCGTCGCGTTGGCGTGCCAGAACGCGATGAACACCGCGTGGTCGGTGCCGCGCCATCAACGGCCCGACCCGATCCGCGCCCGCGGTCAGGGTTTTCTGCTCCTCGGCACGATCGGTCTGGCTGTCCTCGGCACCGCCGCGATCTCCGGCATCGGTGCCGCGGCACATCTCGACGGACCCCTCAGCGTGCTTCTGATCGCCGCCACGCTGATCTTGAATTCCGGGATCTTCATCCTCGCCTTCCGGCTCACCACCGCACGGCCGTTGTCCAATGCAGATGTCGTTCCCGGGGCGGTGGCCGCGGCCGTTCTGTGGCAGATCTTGCAGACGTTCGGTGCCTTCTATGTCAGCAGCGTGGTGCGCACCACCTCGGTCACGAACGGTGTGTTCGCCATCGTTCTGGGACTGTTGGCGTTTCTGTTCCTTGCCGGGGTCACGGTCGTGCTGTGCGTCGAGATCAATGTGGTGAGGGTGGACAATCTGCATCCGCGCGCCCTGCTCGCACCGTTCACCGAGAAGGTCGATCTCATCGAAGGGGACAAGCGCACCTTCAGCGACCAGGCGCAGGCGCAGCGTGCCGTTGCCCACGAAGACATTCAGGTCACGTTCGACGACAGACGCGCCGACCGCAGCTGA
- a CDS encoding MFS transporter yields MTFDLRERIDHSPMTRYQWGAVAICVLLNVLDGFDVLVMAFTAQSVSKEWALSGSVLGLLLSAGLFGMAAGSLFLAPWADTIGRRAMILLCLVLASTGMLLSAISQSAMQLGLLRALTGIGIGGILASSNVIASEYASTRWRGLAVSLNSTGYAIGATLGGIIAVVLQTSYGWRSVFLFGGLCTAAIIPVVYLRLPESIDFLLERRPAKALERINAFAAKVGQDSLTVLPEPRAKEAAEGGSKMRALLAPQQRRNTLLVWSAFFMAMFGFYFVTSWTPKLLVEAGMSANEGVTGGVLLNLGGIFGATLLGALSARFALKRVLIAYMLVAGVLLTVFVPTTATIVLAFALGALIGVFVNGCIAGLYAITPSVYAPAVRATGVGWGIGIGRIGAIASPIVAGALLDLHWSPAQLYVLVAVSFGLAALAVSRLRVERTEVHTTATTEVSLTTH; encoded by the coding sequence ATGACGTTCGACTTGCGTGAGCGTATCGACCATAGTCCGATGACGCGGTACCAGTGGGGAGCGGTCGCGATCTGCGTGTTACTCAACGTCCTCGACGGCTTCGATGTGCTGGTGATGGCATTCACAGCGCAGTCGGTGTCGAAGGAATGGGCTCTGTCGGGCTCTGTCCTCGGCCTCCTGCTCAGCGCCGGGTTGTTCGGTATGGCGGCGGGATCGCTGTTCCTCGCGCCCTGGGCGGACACCATCGGCAGGCGGGCGATGATCCTGCTGTGCCTGGTGCTGGCGTCCACGGGAATGCTGCTGTCCGCGATCAGTCAGAGCGCGATGCAACTCGGGCTGCTGCGCGCACTGACCGGCATCGGCATCGGCGGAATCTTGGCCAGCAGCAACGTGATCGCAAGTGAGTACGCCTCGACGCGGTGGCGCGGTCTGGCGGTGAGCCTCAACTCGACCGGTTACGCCATCGGTGCCACCCTCGGCGGCATCATTGCGGTGGTCCTGCAGACGTCCTACGGGTGGCGGTCGGTGTTCCTGTTCGGTGGATTGTGTACTGCCGCCATCATTCCCGTCGTCTACCTGCGGTTGCCCGAATCGATCGACTTCCTCCTCGAACGCCGCCCGGCCAAGGCCCTCGAGCGCATCAACGCCTTCGCCGCGAAGGTCGGTCAGGACAGCCTGACCGTGTTGCCGGAGCCCAGGGCCAAGGAGGCCGCCGAGGGCGGATCGAAGATGCGGGCGTTGCTCGCACCGCAGCAGCGCCGCAACACCTTGCTGGTGTGGTCGGCGTTCTTCATGGCGATGTTCGGGTTCTACTTCGTCACCAGTTGGACCCCCAAGCTGCTGGTCGAGGCCGGTATGTCGGCGAATGAGGGCGTGACCGGCGGCGTGCTCCTCAACCTCGGGGGCATTTTCGGCGCCACGCTGCTCGGGGCGTTGTCGGCCAGGTTCGCACTGAAGCGGGTGCTGATCGCCTACATGCTCGTCGCAGGTGTGCTGCTCACCGTGTTCGTGCCCACCACCGCGACCATCGTGCTCGCCTTCGCCCTCGGTGCTCTCATCGGTGTGTTCGTCAACGGGTGTATCGCGGGCCTGTACGCGATCACCCCCTCGGTGTATGCCCCCGCGGTCCGAGCCACGGGCGTCGGGTGGGGTATCGGTATCGGCAGGATCGGAGCGATTGCGTCACCCATCGTTGCGGGGGCCCTCCTCGATCTGCACTGGTCCCCGGCTCAGCTCTACGTACTTGTCGCCGTGTCCTTCGGTCTCGCCGCCTTGGCGGTCTCGCGCCTGCGCGTGGAGCGCACCGAGGTGCACACCACCGCGACCACGGAGGTATCGCTGACCACACACTGA